In Sedimenticola thiotaurini, the following proteins share a genomic window:
- a CDS encoding helix-turn-helix transcriptional regulator, which produces MTYSILRLPKVKARTGLSRSTIYLRISEGSFPKPISLGSRAVGWIEAEVDDWVNQQIEASRKVAD; this is translated from the coding sequence ATGACTTATTCGATACTACGTCTTCCCAAGGTCAAGGCCCGCACCGGCCTTTCCCGATCAACCATCTATCTACGCATATCGGAAGGCAGCTTCCCCAAGCCCATCTCCCTAGGTAGTCGTGCCGTCGGCTGGATCGAGGCTGAAGTGGATGACTGGGTGAACCAGCAGATTGAAGCTAGCCGCAAGGTTGCGGATTAA